The following are from one region of the Cyanobium sp. ATX 6F1 genome:
- a CDS encoding HIT family protein yields the protein MIDSPLRAASQPDQATCGVCRLHNDQDAISHFEIHREPLWLLRHHPLPAPLPGWLMLDARRHLGGPIDFNPEEAAGFGPVLQRGCALVRELTGCDRVYAIAFGEGARHLHLHLIPRFGGEPATEAWRVADLYRAMESGARPPADLEEVAVLVRRARERTALWR from the coding sequence ATGATCGATTCACCGCTTAGGGCAGCTTCGCAGCCCGATCAGGCGACGTGCGGAGTCTGCCGACTGCACAACGACCAGGACGCGATCAGCCACTTCGAGATTCACCGTGAGCCGTTGTGGTTGTTGCGGCACCACCCCCTACCCGCCCCGCTGCCAGGGTGGCTGATGCTCGATGCGCGACGCCACCTGGGCGGTCCGATCGACTTCAACCCCGAGGAGGCCGCTGGCTTCGGGCCGGTGCTGCAGCGCGGCTGCGCCCTGGTGCGCGAGCTCACGGGTTGTGATCGGGTCTATGCGATCGCCTTCGGCGAGGGGGCCCGCCACCTGCATCTGCACCTGATCCCCCGCTTTGGCGGCGAACCCGCCACGGAGGCCTGGCGGGTCGCCGACCTCTACCGCGCCATGGAATCGGGGGCCCGCCCGCCGGCAGACCTGGAGGAGGTTGCGGTCCTGGTGCGTCGGGCCCGTGAACGGACGGCCCTCTGGCGATAG
- the kdsB gene encoding 3-deoxy-manno-octulosonate cytidylyltransferase gives MQCVVAVPARLESSRLPNKVMADIGGRPMLQRVLECCRAARRPAAVVLCTDSDRLRQAAGDWGFQVLMTSPACSSGSDRLASVVDQLVALAGGSDPTQTVIINVQGDQPFIDPDVIDAMAEEFEQRHPTPEVLTPVYRMGPEKVHNPNVVKTLLAADGRALYFSRSALPHVRGEEPDRWHDHAPYWGHVGLYGYRGDVLARWGQLPHSPLEHTEKLEQLRLIEAGITLGTFPVDGDFLSVDTEEQLEQARVLARGA, from the coding sequence ATGCAATGCGTGGTGGCGGTGCCGGCCCGGCTCGAATCCTCCAGGCTGCCGAACAAGGTGATGGCCGACATCGGCGGTCGGCCGATGCTGCAACGGGTGCTGGAGTGCTGCCGCGCCGCCCGTCGCCCGGCAGCCGTGGTGCTCTGCACCGACAGCGACCGGCTCCGGCAGGCCGCAGGGGACTGGGGCTTCCAGGTTCTGATGACCAGCCCGGCCTGCAGCTCCGGCAGCGATCGCCTCGCCTCGGTGGTGGACCAGCTGGTGGCGCTCGCAGGTGGGAGTGACCCAACTCAGACGGTGATCATCAATGTGCAGGGGGATCAGCCGTTCATCGACCCGGATGTGATCGACGCCATGGCCGAGGAATTCGAGCAGCGCCATCCCACACCGGAGGTGCTCACCCCAGTCTACCGGATGGGGCCCGAGAAGGTGCACAACCCCAATGTGGTGAAAACGCTGCTGGCAGCCGACGGCCGTGCCCTCTACTTCTCGCGCTCGGCCCTGCCCCACGTGCGCGGTGAGGAGCCCGACCGCTGGCACGATCACGCCCCCTACTGGGGCCATGTGGGCCTCTACGGCTACCGGGGCGACGTGCTGGCCCGCTGGGGCCAGTTGCCCCACTCGCCGCTGGAGCACACCGAGAAACTCGAGCAGTTGAGGCTGATCGAAGCCGGCATCACCTTGGGGACCTTTCCCGTGGACGGGGACTTCCTCTCGGTCGACACCGAGGAACAGCTGGAGCAGGCCCGCGTGCTCGCGCGCGGGGCCTGA
- a CDS encoding SIS domain-containing protein — translation MSALTRCLEEEAAAIAAAAERLDSAQVDAALMLLDRCADQRSKLVITGVGKSGIVARKIAATFSSIGLMALYLNPLDALHGDLGVVAPEDVALLLSNSGETQELIEIVPHLRRRGTARIALVGRIDSSLARGCDVVLDGSVDREVCPLNLAPTASTAVAMAVGDALAAVWMERRGISPADFALNHPAGALGKQLTLTVADLMVPAERLHPLDEADSLQAVISQLTSDGVGACWVRKPGVGERLSGLITDGDLRRALEHHPPMAWAQLCAAELMTADPITVGPELLAVEALERMERNRRKPIGVLPVLADQGPMLGLLRLHDLVQAGLGPSGR, via the coding sequence ATGTCGGCACTGACGCGCTGTCTTGAGGAGGAGGCGGCCGCGATTGCGGCGGCGGCCGAGCGCCTGGACAGCGCCCAGGTGGATGCGGCGCTGATGCTGCTCGATCGCTGCGCCGACCAACGTTCCAAGTTGGTGATCACCGGCGTGGGCAAGAGCGGCATCGTGGCCCGCAAGATCGCCGCCACCTTCTCCTCGATCGGGCTGATGGCCCTCTATCTCAACCCCTTGGACGCGTTGCATGGTGATCTCGGGGTGGTGGCACCCGAGGACGTGGCCCTGTTGCTCTCCAACAGTGGTGAGACCCAGGAGCTGATCGAGATCGTGCCCCATCTGCGCCGGCGCGGCACCGCCCGGATCGCCTTGGTGGGCCGGATCGACTCCAGCCTGGCGCGGGGCTGTGACGTGGTGCTCGACGGTTCGGTGGATCGGGAGGTCTGTCCGCTGAATCTGGCCCCCACCGCCAGCACCGCCGTGGCCATGGCAGTCGGCGATGCCCTGGCGGCGGTCTGGATGGAGCGGCGGGGCATCTCGCCGGCGGATTTCGCCCTCAACCACCCGGCCGGCGCCCTTGGCAAGCAGCTCACCTTGACGGTTGCCGACCTGATGGTGCCCGCCGAGCGCCTTCATCCCCTCGATGAGGCGGACAGCCTCCAGGCGGTGATCTCCCAGCTCACCAGCGATGGGGTGGGGGCCTGCTGGGTGCGCAAGCCCGGAGTGGGGGAACGGCTGTCGGGGCTGATCACGGATGGGGATCTGCGGCGGGCCCTGGAGCACCACCCCCCCATGGCCTGGGCCCAGCTGTGCGCCGCCGAGCTGATGACGGCCGATCCGATCACCGTGGGCCCCGAACTGCTGGCGGTGGAAGCGCTCGAGCGGATGGAGCGCAACCGACGCAAACCCATCGGGGTGCTTCCCGTGCTGGCGGACCAGGGGCCGATGCTGGGCCTGTTGCGCCTGCATGACCTGGTCCAGGCGGGGCTTGGTCCTTCCGGCCGTTGA
- a CDS encoding ABC transporter ATP-binding protein, with the protein MPRPPIKFSSRTVKQLRRLLAYLPAERFRALLVLVPLSIVPGLIDLATVAMVARLMGSLVGSDLKDTVPGVKVFGGNAIDQSLWLIVLLIALSWVGSLSKLGLQFCQQRLTARIWIDLCNLIHSRVLAQGYEFHLSRSTSKLSTLLLSHIKKTSNSVVNPLLRMVGSVFSILLLSLGVLVVGRWLAVVLISCLVAAYLILSLLITPYLRHASKQKLRLETRSAHILAESLGSIRDIRLTGSEPYFRDAFVSTGEKAKQLSWASELLPVMPRMLIEPFGITLIFAVGAVPALLSGDRSQIVHIVPFLATMAVVALRLTPPLQDFFSALTQLRAGLPVIEKTLEYLDLPQSRPTLRTPGVPTPEGIFPNRTIRLNDIWYSYPGSQDPVLKGVTLSIPVGSRIALVGSTGSGKTTTAHLLLGLLTPQQGRLELDGIPVNDLDVPAWQASCAQVPQFINLLDASVLENVAFGLPEVAIGFDEVWDALDAAQLAEFVSEMPYGLHTPVGENGLQLSGGQRQRLALARAFYRRARFLLLDEATSALDNRTENDVIEALEMVGRRCTTVVIAHRLSTVMRCDRIYEFEAGRIKASGTFEELQNRSDTFRDLASLERKLVS; encoded by the coding sequence ATGCCCCGCCCGCCCATCAAGTTCAGCAGCAGGACGGTGAAGCAGCTGCGCCGCTTGCTCGCCTACCTTCCAGCGGAACGGTTCCGGGCGCTGCTGGTGCTGGTGCCGCTCTCGATCGTCCCTGGCCTGATCGACCTGGCCACCGTGGCGATGGTCGCCCGTTTGATGGGGTCCCTCGTCGGCAGTGATCTCAAGGACACCGTCCCGGGCGTGAAGGTGTTTGGCGGCAATGCGATCGACCAGAGCCTCTGGTTGATCGTGCTGCTGATCGCTCTGTCCTGGGTGGGCTCCCTCAGCAAGCTCGGACTTCAGTTCTGCCAGCAACGACTGACGGCTCGAATCTGGATCGATCTCTGCAATCTGATCCACTCCAGGGTGCTGGCCCAGGGCTATGAGTTCCACCTCAGCAGGAGCACCTCCAAGCTCTCCACCCTGCTGCTGAGCCATATCAAGAAAACCTCCAATTCCGTTGTCAATCCGCTGCTGCGGATGGTGGGGAGTGTGTTTTCGATCCTGCTGCTATCCCTGGGCGTGTTGGTGGTGGGGCGCTGGCTGGCGGTGGTTCTGATCAGTTGCCTGGTGGCCGCCTACCTGATCCTCTCGCTCCTGATCACCCCCTACCTGCGTCACGCCTCCAAACAGAAACTGAGGCTGGAAACCCGATCGGCCCACATCCTCGCCGAGTCCCTGGGATCGATCCGCGACATCCGGCTGACCGGTTCGGAGCCCTATTTCCGCGATGCCTTCGTCTCCACCGGTGAGAAGGCCAAGCAGCTCTCCTGGGCCTCAGAGTTGCTGCCGGTCATGCCACGGATGCTGATCGAGCCCTTCGGCATCACCCTGATTTTCGCCGTCGGGGCCGTGCCGGCTCTGCTCAGCGGCGATCGCAGCCAGATCGTTCACATCGTTCCCTTCCTCGCCACGATGGCCGTGGTCGCCCTGAGGCTCACCCCACCCCTGCAGGATTTCTTCTCCGCCCTCACCCAGTTGCGAGCAGGGCTGCCTGTGATCGAGAAGACCCTCGAGTATCTCGACCTGCCCCAGTCCAGACCCACCTTGCGGACCCCCGGCGTCCCTACGCCCGAGGGCATCTTCCCTAACCGCACCATCCGCCTCAACGACATCTGGTACAGCTACCCAGGGAGCCAGGATCCTGTGCTGAAAGGGGTCACGCTCTCGATTCCGGTGGGCTCCCGCATTGCGCTGGTGGGGTCGACCGGCAGCGGCAAGACCACCACCGCCCACCTGTTGCTCGGTCTGCTCACCCCCCAGCAGGGCCGCCTGGAACTGGACGGCATCCCCGTCAACGATCTGGATGTCCCGGCCTGGCAGGCGAGCTGCGCCCAGGTGCCCCAATTCATCAACCTGCTGGATGCGAGCGTTCTGGAAAATGTGGCCTTCGGTTTGCCTGAAGTCGCCATCGGCTTCGATGAGGTCTGGGATGCCCTTGATGCCGCCCAGCTGGCGGAATTCGTCAGCGAGATGCCCTACGGACTGCATACCCCTGTCGGTGAAAACGGTCTCCAGCTCTCCGGAGGTCAGCGTCAACGCTTGGCCCTGGCCCGTGCCTTCTATCGACGCGCCCGCTTCCTGCTCCTCGACGAAGCCACGAGCGCGCTCGACAACCGCACCGAGAACGACGTGATCGAAGCCCTGGAAATGGTGGGGCGTCGCTGCACCACGGTGGTGATCGCTCACCGCCTCAGCACGGTGATGCGCTGCGATCGCATCTATGAATTCGAGGCCGGCAGGATCAAGGCCTCCGGTACGTTCGAGGAGCTGCAGAACCGATCGGACACGTTCCGGGATCTGGCCTCGCTCGAACGCAAACTCGTCAGCTGA
- the kdsA gene encoding 3-deoxy-8-phosphooctulonate synthase, translated as MSFTLIAGPCVIESPELVLSVAERVKAITDRLGITYVFKASFDKANRSSGGTFRGPGVEEGLEVLAEVKRRFGLPVLTDIHESQQAAPVAAVVDVLQIPAFLCRQTDLLLAAAKAVEGTGKVINVKKGQFLAPWDMAQVVTKLREAGVENLWLTERGSSFGYNTLVVDYRSLPQLKALGCPVIFDATHSVQQPGGRGSSSGGQREFVAPLARAAVAVGVDGLFLEVHPDPDKALSDGPNMVPLHRLEPLLEQLMAIRAPLLSQGEAVSVL; from the coding sequence ATGAGCTTCACCCTGATCGCCGGCCCCTGTGTGATCGAAAGCCCCGAACTGGTGCTCTCGGTGGCGGAACGGGTGAAGGCGATCACCGATCGATTGGGCATCACCTACGTGTTCAAGGCCAGCTTCGACAAGGCCAACCGCAGCTCCGGCGGCACCTTCCGCGGACCGGGGGTGGAAGAGGGTCTTGAGGTGTTGGCGGAGGTGAAGCGCCGCTTCGGCCTGCCAGTGCTGACCGACATCCATGAGAGCCAGCAGGCCGCGCCGGTGGCCGCCGTGGTCGACGTTCTCCAGATTCCTGCCTTCCTCTGCCGCCAGACCGACCTGCTCCTGGCCGCGGCCAAGGCGGTGGAGGGCACAGGCAAAGTGATCAACGTGAAAAAAGGCCAGTTCCTCGCCCCCTGGGACATGGCCCAGGTGGTGACCAAGCTGCGGGAGGCTGGCGTGGAGAACCTCTGGCTCACCGAGCGGGGTTCCAGCTTCGGCTACAACACCCTGGTGGTGGATTACCGCAGCCTGCCGCAGCTGAAGGCCCTGGGCTGTCCTGTGATCTTCGATGCCACCCACTCGGTGCAGCAGCCCGGTGGACGCGGCAGCAGCAGCGGCGGCCAGCGGGAATTCGTGGCGCCCCTGGCGCGGGCGGCCGTTGCCGTGGGGGTCGATGGGCTCTTCCTGGAGGTGCACCCCGACCCCGACAAGGCGCTCAGCGATGGTCCGAACATGGTTCCCCTCCATCGCCTGGAGCCACTGCTGGAGCAGCTGATGGCGATCAGGGCTCCCCTGCTCAGCCAGGGTGAAGCCGTCTCCGTGCTGTGA
- a CDS encoding KdsC family phosphatase, with amino-acid sequence MRTLKLLVLDVDGVLTDGGLWTTESGEVIKRFDVRDGLGIRLLQQAGLEVALLSGGKSGATKQRARYLGIHHCVTGVKDKVAALGALQRELGVNPEQTAYVGDDLNDLAVRPVVGLLIAPADAVAPLRRQADWVLSRRGGDGAVRGLAEAILQARGLWTPLAGKGWRERND; translated from the coding sequence TTGCGGACGCTGAAGTTGCTAGTGCTGGATGTGGATGGGGTGCTCACCGATGGTGGGCTGTGGACCACGGAATCCGGTGAGGTGATCAAGCGCTTCGATGTCAGAGATGGTCTGGGCATTCGGCTGCTGCAACAAGCCGGTCTGGAGGTGGCCCTGCTGAGCGGTGGCAAGAGCGGAGCCACCAAACAGCGGGCCCGCTACCTCGGAATCCACCACTGTGTAACCGGCGTGAAGGACAAAGTCGCTGCCCTGGGCGCGCTGCAAAGGGAGCTCGGGGTTAACCCGGAGCAAACGGCCTACGTCGGCGACGATCTCAACGATCTGGCGGTACGGCCCGTGGTGGGGCTCCTGATCGCTCCTGCCGATGCGGTGGCTCCCCTGCGCCGCCAGGCCGACTGGGTTCTCAGCCGCCGGGGCGGGGATGGCGCCGTGCGGGGGCTGGCCGAGGCGATCCTGCAGGCCCGCGGCCTCTGGACTCCCCTGGCAGGGAAGGGCTGGCGTGAGCGCAATGATTGA
- a CDS encoding IS3 family transposase, whose amino-acid sequence MTSAAHRQKAIMLIGEANATGARLVSACREIGICLRTLKRWRKAFGGDGGGVDGRKGSSRHVAHRLSEEERQRILHTCNQREYASLPPGQIVPSLADQGLFIGSESSFYRVLHQAGQCHRRGRARLPQEPRSMPRLMADRANAVWSWDITYLPTTVRGVWLYLYLVVDVWSRKVVAWDVAEVESAEIAADLVQRACLKERYRRPSGFGSHQCQQPPLILHADNGNAMRGATLESRLEEMGVLRSFSRPRVSNDNPYSESLFRTLKYRPDYPNRPFASKAEACEWVAAFADWYNHRHRHSGIKFVTPHQRHSGAAMAICQQRADVYERARRSNPTRWSRSIRCWRQPEEVWINKPPEEPKSMLALSLTQAA is encoded by the coding sequence TTGACCAGCGCCGCCCACCGGCAGAAGGCGATCATGCTGATCGGCGAGGCGAATGCCACTGGCGCCAGACTGGTGAGCGCCTGCCGTGAGATCGGTATCTGCCTGCGCACCCTCAAACGCTGGCGTAAGGCTTTTGGTGGTGATGGGGGCGGTGTGGATGGCCGCAAGGGCAGCAGCCGGCATGTGGCCCACCGCCTCAGCGAAGAAGAGCGCCAGCGGATCCTGCACACCTGCAACCAGCGCGAGTACGCCTCGCTGCCACCGGGGCAGATCGTGCCATCCCTGGCCGATCAGGGGCTGTTCATTGGCTCAGAGAGCAGCTTCTATCGGGTGTTGCACCAAGCTGGCCAGTGCCACCGCCGCGGGCGTGCCCGGCTGCCCCAGGAACCGCGCTCTATGCCGCGCCTGATGGCGGATCGAGCCAATGCGGTGTGGTCGTGGGACATCACCTATCTGCCCACCACGGTGCGGGGTGTGTGGCTGTACCTCTATCTGGTGGTCGACGTCTGGAGCCGCAAGGTGGTGGCCTGGGATGTGGCTGAGGTGGAATCGGCTGAAATCGCCGCTGATCTGGTGCAGCGGGCCTGCCTCAAGGAGCGCTACCGCCGCCCCAGCGGCTTTGGCAGCCACCAGTGCCAGCAGCCGCCGCTGATCCTCCATGCCGATAACGGCAACGCCATGCGTGGGGCGACGCTGGAATCACGGCTGGAGGAGATGGGCGTGCTCAGATCCTTTTCCAGGCCAAGGGTCTCAAACGACAACCCCTACTCAGAATCCCTGTTTCGAACGCTCAAATACCGGCCCGACTACCCCAATCGGCCTTTTGCCAGCAAAGCGGAGGCGTGCGAGTGGGTAGCGGCATTTGCCGACTGGTACAACCACCGGCACCGCCACAGCGGCATCAAATTCGTCACGCCCCACCAGCGCCACAGTGGCGCCGCCATGGCCATTTGCCAGCAGCGAGCCGATGTCTACGAAAGGGCCCGCCGATCCAATCCAACACGCTGGAGCCGAAGCATCCGCTGTTGGCGCCAACCCGAAGAAGTGTGGATCAACAAGCCGCCAGAAGAGCCAAAATCGATGCTGGCGTTATCCTTGACTCAGGCCGCCTGA
- a CDS encoding glycosyltransferase, whose amino-acid sequence MRPLRFLVPGTTGKFRCGGLQVELQTARLVGALTGSELVTYRRREPGRPFLPDLLRNEPSPGQALWVVSWGFDVPKLLRRLRGRPSAYHAHSSGYGFDLPPGVPVLAVSPNTLGYWGDRAPRNPLFLVPNAIEPRWGDDGAVRDPARVARRPIDVLVQARKSSAYVLRQLVPALRARGLRVEVQSGWVEDLVDLFRSARVYLYDSADYWRGRGVSEGFGLPPLEAMASGCVVFSSLNHALADGLDPGRLGHQIGAGTLSADLERIAAAVADPAAFLADPVRLAERLHQCSEGALQLRWREALVAIDAHWDRLLAGDAPLMSPSRLEVRLAQLRSRLRRLGGTRL is encoded by the coding sequence TTGCGTCCGCTCCGCTTTCTGGTCCCCGGCACCACGGGGAAGTTCCGCTGCGGCGGCCTGCAGGTGGAACTGCAGACCGCCCGCCTGGTAGGGGCCCTCACGGGGTCTGAGCTGGTCACCTACCGGCGCCGGGAGCCGGGCAGGCCGTTTCTTCCCGATCTGCTGCGCAACGAACCAAGCCCCGGCCAGGCCCTGTGGGTGGTGAGCTGGGGGTTCGACGTGCCCAAGCTGCTGCGGCGTCTGCGGGGCCGCCCCAGCGCCTACCACGCCCACAGCAGCGGCTATGGCTTCGATCTCCCCCCCGGGGTGCCGGTGCTGGCGGTGAGCCCCAACACCCTGGGCTATTGGGGCGATCGGGCCCCGCGGAACCCGTTGTTTCTGGTGCCCAATGCGATCGAGCCCCGTTGGGGCGACGACGGCGCCGTGCGCGATCCTGCCCGGGTCGCCCGGCGGCCGATCGACGTGCTGGTGCAGGCGCGTAAGAGCAGCGCCTATGTGCTCAGGCAGCTGGTGCCCGCGCTACGGGCCCGGGGGCTACGGGTGGAGGTGCAGAGCGGCTGGGTGGAGGATCTGGTGGATCTGTTCCGTTCCGCCAGGGTCTACCTCTACGACTCCGCCGACTACTGGCGCGGCCGGGGGGTGAGCGAGGGCTTCGGACTGCCGCCCTTGGAGGCCATGGCCAGCGGCTGCGTGGTGTTCAGCAGCCTCAACCATGCCCTCGCCGACGGCCTCGACCCCGGCCGTCTGGGGCACCAGATCGGCGCAGGCACCCTCAGCGCCGATCTGGAGCGGATCGCGGCGGCGGTGGCCGACCCGGCCGCCTTCCTGGCCGATCCGGTGCGCTTGGCCGAGCGGCTGCATCAGTGCTCCGAGGGGGCGCTGCAGCTGCGCTGGCGCGAAGCTCTGGTGGCCATCGACGCCCACTGGGACCGGCTGCTGGCGGGCGATGCGCCGCTCATGTCCCCCAGTCGGCTAGAGGTGCGCCTGGCTCAGCTGCGAAGTCGTCTCAGGCGTCTGGGCGGAACGAGGCTTTGA
- a CDS encoding heme oxygenase (biliverdin-producing), translating into MTVALATQLREGTKKSHTMAENTGFVTCFLKGVVDKASYRKLVADLYFVYAAMEEEIGKLKNHPVVGPVAFEQLNRRESLEADLAYYFGPDWRNQIKPSPAAAAYVARLHQVAAESPELLVGHHYTRYLGDLSGGQILKNIAQKAMNLGETDGLNFYEFEAIDDEKAFKVTYRATLDQLPIDQATADRIVEEANEAFHLNMTMFQELEGNLVAAIGKVLFGFLTRRQRTGSTEVVAA; encoded by the coding sequence ATGACCGTCGCCCTTGCCACCCAACTGCGTGAAGGGACCAAGAAGTCCCACACCATGGCCGAGAACACCGGTTTCGTGACCTGCTTCCTCAAGGGGGTCGTTGACAAGGCCAGCTACCGCAAGCTTGTGGCCGACCTCTACTTCGTCTACGCCGCGATGGAGGAGGAAATCGGCAAGCTCAAGAACCATCCCGTGGTGGGTCCGGTGGCTTTTGAGCAGCTCAACCGCCGCGAGAGCCTCGAGGCCGACCTGGCCTACTACTTCGGCCCCGACTGGCGCAACCAGATCAAGCCCTCACCCGCGGCGGCCGCCTACGTGGCCCGCCTCCACCAAGTGGCGGCTGAGTCGCCCGAGCTGCTGGTGGGCCACCACTACACCCGCTATCTGGGCGATCTCTCTGGCGGCCAGATCCTCAAGAACATTGCCCAGAAGGCCATGAACCTGGGCGAAACTGATGGCCTGAACTTCTACGAGTTCGAGGCCATCGACGACGAGAAGGCCTTCAAGGTCACCTACCGCGCCACCCTCGATCAGCTGCCGATCGACCAGGCCACGGCCGATCGCATCGTTGAGGAAGCCAATGAGGCGTTCCACCTGAACATGACCATGTTCCAGGAGCTCGAAGGCAACCTGGTGGCCGCCATCGGCAAGGTGCTGTTCGGCTTCCTCACCCGCCGTCAGCGCACCGGCAGCACTGAGGTCGTGGCCGCCTGA
- a CDS encoding sulfotransferase family protein: MVFYPRQGLVYNRIKKSGNSSMLLYLRDAIAGVPANPLQPYHRAKDDAIAIGMNIRQVLKQPIELLRLQRCFYFAVMRHPEARILSAFLEKVGSGHSHRYSSAGGFGDASAEGFARFVAYLEAGGLHDDAHWWPQVDLLALPPDQYDAIYRLEELAQWLPALLGSRGLRTTGLDLSGPHRIERQFSVPGKPAKLKGAASRLDVFFTPGLRARVNRLYGQDYQIGGYPWPASTAGPLA, encoded by the coding sequence TTGGTATTTTACCCTAGACAGGGACTTGTTTATAATCGTATTAAGAAAAGTGGCAATTCCTCAATGCTTTTGTATCTTAGAGATGCGATTGCCGGGGTTCCTGCAAATCCGCTCCAGCCCTATCATAGGGCTAAGGATGATGCCATTGCAATTGGCATGAACATTAGACAAGTGCTGAAGCAACCCATCGAGTTGTTGCGGCTTCAGCGCTGCTTCTATTTTGCTGTGATGCGGCATCCGGAAGCACGGATACTTTCTGCCTTTTTGGAAAAAGTTGGCTCTGGCCACTCCCATCGCTATAGCAGCGCTGGCGGCTTTGGTGATGCTAGCGCTGAAGGATTCGCTCGCTTTGTCGCTTACCTGGAGGCTGGTGGCTTGCACGATGATGCCCACTGGTGGCCTCAGGTTGATCTGCTGGCTTTGCCTCCGGATCAATACGATGCCATTTATCGGCTTGAGGAGCTTGCTCAATGGCTCCCGGCGCTGCTTGGCAGCCGCGGTCTTCGAACAACCGGGCTTGATCTGAGCGGCCCCCACAGGATCGAGCGCCAGTTCAGTGTTCCGGGCAAGCCCGCGAAGCTGAAGGGTGCTGCCAGCAGGCTCGATGTGTTCTTCACTCCGGGGCTGCGTGCGCGGGTGAACCGACTGTATGGGCAGGATTACCAAATTGGCGGCTACCCGTGGCCCGCATCCACGGCCGGACCCCTGGCCTGA
- a CDS encoding O-antigen ligase family protein codes for MAAVAGAAAFQLTKNQPIRLLIGLGTLLYTVMVLGTQSRAGLGLIPITLIMGWALRHGAMKRHWKTFRLKGPEAAVLAGTSIVLLGVFILRETPQIQELTKAATELYGEENLISDQGRIDLWRCYASLPFSGNNRFLFGAGYGKARQLCQIFLPGHDRPLTHAHNLPLQIWAKSGTLPLAALLVALATLGLRLWRRLRFNATITGLTALFMYALLFNLLELGMLKVRCPFSQRCLAIYYRLLLRNNRS; via the coding sequence TTGGCTGCCGTTGCAGGTGCGGCGGCTTTCCAGCTGACCAAGAACCAACCCATCCGCCTGCTGATCGGACTGGGCACATTGCTCTATACAGTCATGGTTCTTGGAACCCAGTCAAGAGCCGGACTGGGTCTCATTCCCATCACCCTGATCATGGGATGGGCACTGCGCCATGGCGCAATGAAACGTCACTGGAAAACCTTCAGACTGAAAGGCCCAGAGGCGGCTGTATTAGCTGGCACCTCAATCGTTCTTTTAGGTGTTTTCATTCTTCGCGAAACTCCCCAGATTCAAGAGCTCACAAAGGCAGCCACCGAGCTCTACGGAGAAGAAAATCTTATTAGTGACCAAGGCCGGATCGATCTTTGGCGTTGCTATGCAAGTCTACCTTTCAGTGGCAACAATCGCTTTCTTTTTGGGGCAGGCTATGGCAAGGCTCGCCAACTCTGCCAAATATTCCTACCTGGTCACGATCGACCGCTGACTCATGCTCACAACCTACCCCTGCAAATCTGGGCCAAATCTGGCACCCTGCCACTTGCGGCGCTGCTAGTTGCGCTTGCAACTCTGGGGCTTCGGCTATGGCGTCGACTACGCTTTAACGCCACCATCACGGGTCTAACTGCACTTTTCATGTACGCACTTTTATTCAACCTCCTAGAGCTAGGCATGCTCAAGGTGCGGTGCCCCTTCTCACAGCGTTGTTTGGCCATCTACTATCGACTGCTCTTGCGGAACAACCGAAGCTAG
- a CDS encoding type II toxin-antitoxin system Phd/YefM family antitoxin — MTTFSAQEAKTHFAALLDRVERGESLVISRRNKTIAELRPLASPLPSAPRQLGQAVDAGIPIPPSFFEPLPDDLQAAFEGLVP; from the coding sequence ATGACCACCTTCAGCGCCCAAGAGGCCAAAACCCACTTCGCCGCCTTGCTCGATCGGGTGGAACGGGGGGAAAGCCTGGTGATCAGCCGACGCAACAAGACCATTGCCGAACTGCGTCCGCTGGCAAGCCCCCTTCCCAGCGCACCCCGTCAACTCGGCCAAGCGGTGGATGCGGGTATCCCCATCCCGCCCAGCTTTTTTGAACCCCTTCCCGATGACCTTCAGGCCGCCTTTGAAGGCCTGGTCCCATGA
- a CDS encoding type II toxin-antitoxin system VapC family toxin, with the protein MKPGLLLDSCTFLWMLRTPDELSSKARDALVDPSRPLFLSVVSEWEMVLKAQAGRLPFPEPPAAYILRERLRHGIETLPLQEGALTHLSKLPDHHRDPFDRMLICQAIEHGLELVTSDRAIQLYPIRVLW; encoded by the coding sequence ATGAAGCCAGGCCTGCTGCTCGATAGCTGCACCTTTCTTTGGATGCTGCGAACGCCTGATGAGCTTTCGAGCAAGGCCCGAGACGCGCTTGTCGATCCAAGCAGACCCCTTTTCCTCAGCGTGGTGAGCGAGTGGGAAATGGTTCTCAAAGCCCAGGCCGGACGACTTCCGTTTCCCGAGCCCCCTGCCGCTTACATCCTGCGGGAGCGCTTACGCCATGGCATCGAAACCTTGCCCTTGCAAGAAGGTGCGCTCACCCATCTCAGCAAACTGCCCGACCATCACCGCGATCCTTTCGATCGCATGCTCATTTGTCAGGCGATCGAGCACGGCCTTGAACTGGTGACCTCGGACCGAGCCATCCAGCTCTATCCGATTCGAGTGCTCTGGTGA